Proteins co-encoded in one Chloroflexota bacterium genomic window:
- a CDS encoding membrane dipeptidase, whose amino-acid sequence MKPPPRKQVPGFFQSRLTTSPLLTTIRAMPTNLIIDAHQDLAWNALTFGRDYTKSALATRQAESNNSAPSHNGNSLLGLGDYLLGHVAVIFGTLYASPTRHKMGEWDRLSYADSGQAHRFYLQQLDYYHQLTDTCPSFKLIGDRGDLEQVLDSWSAADLENRRVGLVPLMEGADAIREPQEAEWWMERGVRIVGLAWAATRYAGGTGEPGPLTPEGRRLLGVLADLGLILDLSHASDESFLEALDLFEGVVIASHANPRAVLKGNVRRPERFLSDEMIRRLAARGGVTGIVPYNRFLKADWAESDGKNAVTLTEVTAMIDHVCQVAGSADHVAIGSDFDGGFGVESVPAEIDTAADLGLIGAALKECGYTEADVEKVMSGNWLNILRRGLPA is encoded by the coding sequence ATGAAACCCCCGCCGCGCAAACAAGTTCCGGGCTTCTTTCAGTCCCGCTTGACAACGTCTCCTCTTCTGACTACCATCCGCGCCATGCCTACTAACCTCATCATTGACGCTCACCAGGACCTGGCCTGGAACGCCTTGACCTTCGGGCGCGATTACACCAAGTCGGCGCTAGCCACCCGCCAGGCCGAAAGCAACAACTCGGCCCCGTCGCACAACGGCAACTCTCTTCTTGGCCTGGGCGACTATTTGCTCGGCCATGTCGCCGTCATCTTCGGCACACTTTACGCCTCACCCACCCGCCACAAAATGGGCGAGTGGGATCGCCTCTCTTACGCCGACTCGGGACAGGCCCACCGCTTCTACTTGCAACAACTCGATTACTATCACCAACTGACCGACACCTGCCCCTCCTTTAAATTAATTGGCGATCGGGGCGACCTGGAGCAAGTGCTCGACTCATGGTCAGCCGCCGACTTGGAAAATCGGCGGGTCGGCCTCGTGCCCCTGATGGAAGGCGCGGACGCCATCCGCGAACCTCAAGAGGCCGAGTGGTGGATGGAACGCGGGGTGCGCATTGTGGGCCTGGCCTGGGCCGCCACCCGCTACGCCGGCGGAACCGGCGAACCCGGCCCGCTCACGCCCGAAGGCCGCCGCCTGCTCGGCGTGCTGGCCGACCTCGGCCTCATCCTCGATCTCTCGCACGCCTCCGACGAATCCTTCCTCGAAGCCCTCGACTTGTTTGAAGGCGTGGTCATTGCCTCGCACGCCAACCCGCGCGCCGTGCTCAAAGGCAACGTTCGCCGCCCGGAGCGTTTTCTTTCCGACGAGATGATCCGGCGGCTGGCCGCGCGCGGCGGCGTGACCGGCATTGTGCCTTACAACCGATTCCTCAAAGCAGATTGGGCCGAGTCCGATGGCAAGAACGCCGTGACGCTGACGGAGGTGACGGCGATGATCGATCACGTTTGCCAGGTGGCGGGTAGCGCCGATCACGTTGCCATCGGCTCCGACTTCGACGGTGGCTTTGGCGTGGAGAGTGTGCCAGCCGAGATTGACACCGCCGCCGACCTGGGCCTGATCGGCGCGGCGCTGAAAGAATGCGGCTACACCGAGGCCGACGTGGAAAAGGTGATGAGCGGTAACTGGCTCAACATTCTGAGGCGGGGTCTCCCGGCATGA
- a CDS encoding CBS domain-containing protein, whose protein sequence is MKISNILATKGNNVVTIQQDQTIKEAVGLLASRKIGALVVLDAAGQLAGILSERDIVRIAAAQAEPFSARVSQAMTNVVVTGTPNDDLKSVLQTMTEKRFRHLPILENGKLIGIISIGDLVKAQLDEYEGEIDSLQTHIAKG, encoded by the coding sequence ATGAAAATCAGCAATATTCTGGCTACCAAAGGCAATAACGTCGTCACTATCCAGCAGGATCAGACGATCAAAGAAGCCGTTGGCCTGCTGGCCTCGCGCAAAATTGGGGCGCTGGTGGTGCTCGACGCCGCCGGCCAGTTGGCCGGCATCCTTTCCGAACGCGACATCGTCCGCATCGCCGCCGCCCAGGCCGAGCCTTTTTCTGCGCGCGTGAGTCAGGCCATGACAAACGTCGTCGTCACCGGAACGCCTAACGACGATCTCAAATCCGTCCTGCAAACGATGACCGAAAAACGGTTTCGCCACCTGCCGATCCTGGAAAACGGCAAACTGATCGGCATCATCTCCATCGGTGATTTGGTCAAGGCTCAACTCGACGAGTACGAGGGCGAGATCGACTCACTGCAGACCCATATCGCGAAAGGGTAA
- a CDS encoding FAD-dependent oxidoreductase — MTQPGTSTQPLRVAILGSGPAAFYAADHLLKQNGLVVEVDMFDRLPTPFGLVRGGVAPDHQKIKSVTKVYDKIAADPHFRFYGNVAFGQHLKLADLKAHYHQILYATGAQTDRRMGVPGEDLKGSHPATEFVAWYNGHPDYRDYQFDLSQERVAVVGVGNVAIDVARILCRTPEELADTDIADYALEALRNSKVKEVYLLGRRGPAQAAFTNPEVKEVGEMEDADCLTLADEVALDELSKADLDKGMDQALNKKVDMLQSYAKRKSTGKSRKLIIRFLVSPTELVGDENGRAANMKLVRNVLYRTDAGTLSPKATDQTEELPVGLVFRSVGYRGVPLPEVPFHDKWGVILNEKGRVIDSDTKQARPGEYTAGWIKRGPSGVIGTNKPDSVETVVGMMEDLSNGAFNQPVQPEVAAAEALVRQRQPHYFTYADWLKLDELEQANGKAIGRPRLKFTCVEEMLKALGKS, encoded by the coding sequence ATGACCCAGCCCGGCACGTCAACCCAACCCCTCCGAGTCGCCATCCTCGGCTCCGGCCCGGCGGCTTTTTACGCCGCCGATCATCTGCTCAAGCAAAACGGCCTCGTCGTCGAAGTAGACATGTTCGACCGCCTGCCCACGCCCTTCGGCCTGGTGCGCGGCGGCGTCGCCCCCGATCACCAAAAGATCAAATCCGTCACCAAAGTCTACGACAAGATCGCCGCCGACCCGCACTTCCGCTTTTACGGTAACGTCGCGTTCGGCCAGCACCTCAAGCTGGCCGACCTCAAGGCCCACTATCACCAGATTCTTTATGCCACCGGCGCCCAAACCGACCGCCGCATGGGCGTCCCTGGCGAAGACCTCAAAGGTAGTCACCCGGCCACCGAATTTGTGGCCTGGTACAACGGCCACCCCGATTATCGCGACTATCAATTTGATCTGTCACAGGAACGGGTCGCCGTCGTGGGCGTGGGCAACGTGGCAATAGACGTGGCCCGCATCCTCTGCCGCACGCCCGAAGAACTGGCCGACACCGACATCGCTGATTACGCCCTCGAAGCTCTGCGGAACAGCAAGGTGAAAGAAGTGTATCTGCTTGGCCGGCGCGGCCCGGCCCAGGCCGCCTTCACCAACCCCGAAGTGAAAGAGGTGGGCGAGATGGAAGACGCCGACTGCCTGACTCTGGCCGACGAAGTGGCGCTGGACGAACTGAGCAAGGCCGACCTGGACAAAGGCATGGATCAGGCCCTCAATAAAAAAGTGGATATGTTGCAAAGCTACGCCAAGCGAAAATCCACCGGCAAGTCGCGCAAGCTGATCATTCGCTTCCTCGTCTCGCCCACTGAACTCGTGGGCGATGAAAACGGGCGCGCGGCCAACATGAAGCTGGTGCGCAACGTCCTCTATCGCACTGACGCCGGAACCCTCAGCCCCAAAGCTACTGACCAGACCGAAGAACTGCCCGTCGGCCTCGTCTTCCGATCCGTTGGCTATCGCGGCGTGCCTCTGCCCGAAGTGCCGTTTCACGACAAGTGGGGAGTCATCCTCAACGAAAAGGGCCGGGTGATCGACTCTGACACAAAGCAGGCCCGCCCCGGCGAATACACGGCTGGCTGGATCAAGCGCGGGCCGAGCGGCGTAATCGGCACCAACAAACCCGACTCGGTGGAAACGGTGGTGGGCATGATGGAAGACCTGTCGAACGGGGCCTTCAACCAGCCCGTTCAGCCTGAAGTGGCCGCCGCCGAAGCCCTGGTGCGCCAGCGCCAGCCCCACTACTTCACCTACGCCGACTGGCTGAAGCTGGACGAACTGGAGCAGGCCAACGGCAAAGCCATTGGCCGCCCGCGCCTCAAGTTCACTTGTGTTGAAGAGATGTTGAAGGCGTTGGGGAAATCGTAG
- a CDS encoding glycerate kinase, whose amino-acid sequence MRAADPKVRLLAHLPILAASLEQARHCWVIGIGKAALEMALALESQLGQRLAGGAVAAPPERLAQVDEATRRALPFQLYPAAHPLPDERNLLAAQAIARIATQVGAGDLVIALVSGGGSAHLTLPVAGLTLADLQITTDALLKSGATIQELNAVRKHCEQLKGGGLLRLIAPARVQAFILSDVIGDPLDVIASGSVSPDPTTYADALKVLDKYGLAVDAVRRHLTSGENETLKPGDPLLALVSHTIIGSNLLAVEAVEAAAKASGFAVACVETGVQGEAREVGQRIGTLARQWFGHTRPQCIIFGGETTVMVRGNGLGGRNQELALAAAIAMNGFEKVALAAFATDGIDGPTPAAGAYVTGETCERARALGLDPARFLNRNDSHTFFARLDDLILTGPTGTNVNDVAVALMYST is encoded by the coding sequence TTGCGCGCCGCAGATCCAAAGGTTCGCTTGTTGGCTCACCTGCCCATCCTCGCCGCCTCGCTCGAACAAGCGCGGCATTGCTGGGTGATTGGCATTGGCAAGGCCGCGCTGGAGATGGCGCTGGCCCTCGAGTCGCAACTCGGCCAGCGCCTCGCGGGCGGAGCCGTTGCCGCCCCGCCGGAGCGTTTGGCGCAAGTGGATGAGGCGACCCGCCGCGCTCTGCCATTTCAACTTTACCCGGCCGCGCACCCGTTGCCCGACGAACGCAACCTTCTGGCCGCGCAGGCCATCGCCAGGATCGCAACGCAAGTCGGCGCCGGTGATCTCGTCATCGCCCTCGTCTCCGGCGGCGGCTCCGCCCATCTCACCCTGCCCGTCGCCGGCCTCACCCTGGCCGATTTGCAGATCACGACGGATGCCTTGCTCAAATCCGGCGCGACTATCCAGGAATTGAATGCGGTGCGAAAGCATTGTGAGCAATTGAAGGGCGGGGGGCTTCTGCGCCTCATCGCCCCGGCCCGGGTTCAAGCCTTCATCCTGTCCGACGTGATCGGCGACCCGCTGGACGTGATTGCCTCCGGCTCGGTCTCGCCCGACCCGACGACTTATGCCGACGCTCTGAAGGTGCTCGACAAATACGGCCTGGCGGTTGATGCCGTTCGCCGTCATTTGACGAGCGGGGAGAACGAGACTCTAAAACCCGGCGACCCGTTGCTGGCGCTGGTGAGTCATACAATCATCGGAAGTAATCTGTTGGCAGTGGAGGCCGTGGAAGCCGCCGCTAAAGCGTCCGGCTTTGCGGTGGCGTGCGTGGAGACCGGCGTGCAAGGGGAAGCCCGCGAGGTCGGCCAAAGAATAGGAACGCTGGCTCGACAGTGGTTCGGGCATACGCGGCCTCAATGCATTATTTTCGGCGGCGAAACGACGGTAATGGTGAGAGGGAACGGACTCGGCGGGCGCAATCAGGAATTGGCGTTGGCGGCGGCCATTGCGATGAACGGTTTTGAGAAGGTCGCCCTGGCCGCCTTTGCTACAGATGGTATTGACGGCCCGACTCCGGCGGCGGGCGCTTACGTGACCGGCGAGACGTGTGAGCGGGCACGGGCGCTGGGGCTTGACCCTGCCCGTTTTCTGAATCGGAATGACAGCCACACTTTTTTCGCCAGGCTGGACGATTTGATTCTCACCGGCCCGACCGGGACCAATGTCAATGACGTGGCTGTGGCGTTAATGTATTCGACTTGA
- a CDS encoding metallophosphoesterase family protein, whose product MNLAVLSDIHGHYTALDAVLNDLSRQHIDSVVCLGDVATIGPQPLEVIARLKSLGCACIMGNHDAALLNPANAPQLLIPPPLRPTLEWCAGQLAPDDVAYLASFQPVLNLSLGPGAEVLCFHGTPGSNIGLLLPTTPVEELDGLLAGQPATFFIGGHSHLQMLRQHGGKLFINPGSVGSAFAQLPAPGVTPALLPWAEYAIVSWESGVVSVDLRRVPFDIAAFYEVVSQSDIPLKQWWLQQYGPA is encoded by the coding sequence ATGAATCTTGCCGTCCTCTCCGACATTCACGGTCACTACACCGCCCTCGACGCCGTTCTTAATGACCTTTCCCGGCAACACATTGACTCTGTCGTGTGCCTGGGCGATGTCGCCACTATCGGCCCTCAGCCTCTGGAAGTGATCGCCCGGCTCAAAAGCCTGGGGTGCGCCTGCATCATGGGCAATCACGATGCCGCTCTGCTCAACCCGGCCAACGCACCTCAACTTCTGATCCCGCCGCCGCTCAGGCCCACGCTGGAGTGGTGTGCCGGCCAACTCGCGCCGGATGATGTCGCTTACCTGGCATCGTTTCAACCCGTCCTCAATCTTTCGCTCGGCCCTGGCGCGGAAGTGTTATGTTTTCACGGTACGCCTGGCTCCAACATCGGCCTGCTCCTGCCCACCACGCCGGTCGAAGAATTGGACGGCCTGCTTGCCGGGCAACCGGCCACGTTTTTTATTGGCGGGCACTCGCACCTTCAAATGCTCCGGCAACATGGCGGGAAGTTGTTCATCAATCCCGGCAGTGTAGGGAGCGCCTTTGCCCAACTGCCCGCGCCGGGCGTAACACCGGCTCTGCTTCCGTGGGCCGAGTATGCGATTGTGAGTTGGGAGAGCGGGGTGGTGAGCGTTGACCTGCGCCGCGTGCCATTCGACATCGCGGCGTTTTACGAAGTGGTCTCGCAAAGTGACATTCCGCTGAAGCAGTGGTGGCTTCAGCAATACGGGCCGGCCTAA
- a CDS encoding AAA family ATPase → MTWSLKSVTRSAKVASHASQLHLYALGPLEVRLGEKLLTFPTRKTAALLIYLALEGGEQPREHLAALLWPEAKPERSYASLRNTLGHLQSALRQASGQAQTNYLSVTHNALGLNPDADIHLDLHTVERAYTQARADRSSRTLPEGSASLLLLQSSAACYRGDFLAGFSLGDAPGFDDWAAVQREAWRRRLGLILDRLSEIQFARGELASTAETASLWIALDGLNEVAYRRKMRAHFAAGERGQALETYDACRAVLAAELSIEPGPDTEALAARIRTQHPLSHSVSQLDRLDTPVAFLESLFAGRAAEYQVLVERYGYAATGQPQVVTLRGEAGIGKTRLAEEFLTWAVAQGAETLHGRAFESGSRMSYQTLIEAFRPRLERDNALKDWLGEAWLAPLSQLFPELRDRYPELPLAQLKAPADRTQLFESLVRLTLALANPPLLVLFVDDMQWADSATLDLLQYAVRRWRESAARILLLVSLRSETLPPSARPERPSLLAWLAQVERELGLYHLALEPLSERDTVQMVLSMLAPPAADFAQWVFNETRGQPFYLMETLKDLLERGALHPKRQADGKWAFEVDAEHDLGHAVRVPSTVRAVIRSRLNRLSPKAFTLLAAGATLEHRLTFERLCAIANVAEDMGLAALDELVSGQLLLEVAQPGDASAYVFAHQMIWDVVYTEAGDARRRLFHRRALDVLEAAREPAAVLAYHALAAGLAEAAFRYSLAAGQEALRLSAAGEAVVHFEKARQLAQEASLAGVAVEAHLRDLYLQLGWAYELNGQPEQALAVKEHTAHAKTG, encoded by the coding sequence ATGACGTGGAGTCTCAAAAGCGTCACAAGGAGCGCTAAGGTGGCAAGCCATGCCTCACAATTGCATCTATATGCACTAGGACCGTTGGAAGTGCGCCTGGGCGAAAAACTGCTGACGTTTCCCACGCGCAAGACGGCGGCCCTATTAATTTACCTGGCGCTTGAGGGCGGAGAGCAACCCCGTGAGCATTTGGCGGCTCTCCTGTGGCCGGAAGCAAAGCCCGAGCGCAGCTACGCCTCACTCCGCAACACCCTCGGCCACCTGCAATCTGCTCTGCGCCAGGCTAGCGGCCAGGCCCAAACCAACTACCTCTCAGTCACTCACAATGCGCTGGGGCTGAATCCGGACGCCGATATTCACCTTGACCTGCATACGGTGGAGCGCGCCTATACCCAGGCCCGCGCCGACCGTTCGAGCCGGACGCTCCCGGAAGGTTCGGCCAGCCTGCTGTTGTTGCAGTCATCTGCTGCCTGCTACCGCGGCGATTTTCTCGCGGGGTTTTCGCTCGGCGATGCGCCCGGCTTCGACGATTGGGCCGCCGTCCAACGTGAAGCTTGGCGTCGCCGCCTGGGCCTGATTCTCGACCGGCTGTCCGAAATCCAATTTGCGCGTGGCGAACTCGCCAGTACCGCCGAAACTGCCTCACTCTGGATCGCCCTCGATGGGCTGAATGAAGTGGCCTATCGCCGCAAGATGCGCGCCCACTTCGCGGCCGGCGAGCGGGGTCAGGCCTTGGAAACCTATGACGCGTGTCGCGCCGTTCTGGCGGCTGAGTTGAGTATTGAACCAGGGCCAGATACCGAGGCGCTGGCTGCGCGCATTCGCACTCAACACCCCCTCTCACACTCCGTATCTCAGCTTGACCGGCTCGACACTCCAGTTGCCTTTTTGGAAAGCCTGTTTGCTGGGCGCGCCGCTGAGTATCAGGTGCTGGTTGAGCGCTACGGATATGCCGCCACAGGCCAGCCCCAGGTCGTGACCCTGCGCGGCGAGGCCGGGATCGGCAAAACACGCCTGGCCGAGGAATTCTTGACCTGGGCGGTTGCTCAGGGAGCCGAGACGCTCCACGGGCGCGCTTTTGAGAGTGGCAGTCGTATGTCCTATCAGACATTGATTGAAGCCTTCCGTCCCCGGCTCGAGCGGGACAACGCACTGAAGGATTGGCTGGGGGAGGCATGGCTGGCCCCGCTGAGTCAGTTGTTCCCAGAACTGCGCGATCGTTATCCTGAATTGCCTCTCGCTCAACTGAAGGCGCCAGCTGACCGAACCCAGCTATTCGAGTCACTGGTGCGCTTAACGCTGGCCCTGGCCAATCCGCCGCTGCTGGTGCTGTTCGTGGACGATATGCAATGGGCCGATAGCGCGACGCTGGATCTGTTGCAATACGCCGTCCGGCGCTGGCGAGAGAGCGCCGCTCGGATATTGCTCTTGGTCAGCCTGCGGTCAGAAACCTTACCGCCTTCAGCTCGACCCGAGCGACCGAGCCTGCTCGCGTGGCTGGCGCAGGTGGAGCGTGAACTTGGGCTGTATCATCTCGCGCTAGAACCGTTGAGTGAACGCGATACAGTGCAAATGGTGCTCTCGATGCTGGCGCCGCCCGCCGCTGACTTCGCCCAGTGGGTGTTCAACGAAACGCGCGGGCAGCCATTCTACTTGATGGAGACCCTGAAGGATTTACTTGAACGAGGCGCCCTCCATCCCAAGCGACAGGCCGACGGCAAATGGGCATTTGAGGTGGATGCTGAGCACGATCTCGGCCATGCGGTCCGCGTCCCGTCCACCGTGCGGGCCGTCATCCGCTCTCGCTTGAATCGCCTCAGCCCGAAGGCCTTCACCCTGTTGGCCGCCGGCGCGACGCTTGAGCACCGGCTCACATTCGAGCGCTTGTGTGCGATCGCCAATGTGGCCGAAGATATGGGATTGGCCGCCCTCGACGAATTAGTCAGCGGCCAGCTCTTGCTGGAAGTGGCACAGCCTGGCGATGCCAGCGCCTACGTATTCGCGCACCAGATGATCTGGGATGTCGTTTATACTGAAGCCGGGGATGCGCGCCGGCGGCTTTTCCATCGCCGGGCGTTGGACGTCCTCGAAGCGGCCCGGGAGCCCGCGGCCGTGTTGGCCTACCACGCTCTGGCCGCCGGACTGGCAGAGGCTGCTTTCCGCTATAGCCTGGCTGCCGGGCAAGAAGCGTTGCGCCTGTCTGCAGCCGGCGAGGCTGTGGTTCATTTTGAAAAGGCCCGTCAACTGGCGCAGGAAGCCTCACTCGCCGGCGTGGCGGTCGAGGCGCACCTCCGTGATTTATATTTGCAGTTGGGCTGGGCCTACGAACTGAACGGTCAACCTGAGCAGGCGTTAGCCGTTAAAGAGCACACCGCACACGCAAAGACAGGGTGA
- a CDS encoding zinc ribbon domain-containing protein, translated as MPVYTYRCQSCGAKLTQKEAFLDRPPKRCPECHTGILRRVPQLPVIVFKGSGWYSTDHRSPSGQTRTLSQKNDKAEHPAGEKNGS; from the coding sequence ATGCCCGTTTACACGTATAGATGCCAGAGTTGCGGCGCTAAATTGACACAAAAGGAAGCCTTTTTAGACAGACCGCCAAAGCGTTGTCCGGAATGCCATACAGGCATTCTGCGGCGTGTTCCCCAACTGCCGGTCATTGTCTTCAAAGGTTCCGGCTGGTATTCCACCGATCATCGCTCTCCCTCTGGCCAGACCCGCACGCTTAGCCAGAAGAATGATAAGGCCGAGCATCCTGCCGGCGAAAAGAATGGGAGCTGA